In Candidatus Stygibacter australis, the DNA window AATTTATTCTGCAAAAAATCCAGAGGTAGATCATTTATCTTGAGGCTATTATATTTTGCCAGATAAGATAGAGTATCATCGCTGGTATTAAAACTATTCATGAATAGGAGCGGAATAGCAATATCCTTTTGCTTTCGTAAATTGATTATCTGCAGGGCAATAATATCCAGAAAAGTATATTCATCCTTGACTTTCAATAGTGATTTTGCCTTATCCAGACCCATTGAGGTTCCCAGTCCACCATTTAATTTGATCACTGCCATTTGCTCAAGTGGTGCTTTTTTCCCGTCTGGCAGGTCTGCATAAAGTACTAGACGGTCATCTGCCGGCTGATCAATTTCAGTTCTGCACAATTTCCCGCTTTCTCCCGCTGCCAGTTTATCATAAAGATATCTAAAAGAGTCTATAACGATCTGATCTAATTTTTCTGCCTGCATCTTGGCTTTAAAAAGCTCAAAATTATTTGCCATCTCTTTCCTCTCCAAGATTGATAGTTGTTTGAATAGAAAGGTTTTTTTCTCGATTAAGTCTGCGATTCTGATTTACAATAAGCTCGCTCAATAAACCCAGTGAAAAGAATTGCAGTCCCACCATGATCAATAGCATTGCCAGAAAAAGCAGGGGACGATTTGATAATGGTTGATCAAAGAAAATTTTAAGGACAGATAGATAAAGAGCTATCAAAAAACCCAGAAATGAAATACTGGCACCAATATTTCCAAATAGATACAAAGGGCTGCGGGAATAATGGGTGAGTAATTTCACAGTGAGAAGATCAAGAAAACCCCTAAAATATCTTTCCCAGCCATATTTGGAATTGCCAAACTGTCTGCTTCTGTGTTCCACCACAATTTCTGCAACTTTAAATCCCCGTGAATATGCAAGAGCTGGAATATAGCGATGCATTTCACCATAAATATCCAGTTCTTTGATAACTTCTGCCCGATATGCCTTAAAA includes these proteins:
- a CDS encoding glycosyltransferase family 2 protein; amino-acid sequence: MKLSFVIPAYNEEESIIQLYEEIIGNRGEHQYEIIFIEDGSTDGTFEVMRELAGRDANVKVVKFRKNLGKAAALQSGFNIASGDVIFTMDADLQDDPKEIPHFLEKLAEGNDLVTGWKKKRHDPLSKRLPSKFFNFITSQSFGLKLHDYNCGFKAYRAEVIKELDIYGEMHRYIPALAYSRGFKVAEIVVEHRSRQFGNSKYGWERYFRGFLDLLTVKLLTHYSRSPLYLFGNIGASISFLGFLIALYLSVLKIFFDQPLSNRPLLFLAMLLIMVGLQFFSLGLLSELIVNQNRRLNREKNLSIQTTINLGEERDGK